The following coding sequences are from one Clostridioides difficile ATCC 9689 = DSM 1296 window:
- a CDS encoding ABC transporter ATP-binding protein, translated as MLIKLENIQKYYKVGKDELHVLKSLNLEIESGEFVMIMGKSGSGKTTLLNILGFLDVFDEGRYIFDGTDVTNLSENERSVFRNINIGFVFQQFNLIETLNVYQNVELPLIYNKALKKSNREEIVKDKLSSVGLLDKLKQKPLQLSGGQQQRVAIARCLANDPQIIFADEPTGALDSETSREIMELLTRLNKQGKTIIMVTHDQDLTKYATKVIRLKDGVFTSEV; from the coding sequence ATGTTAATTAAATTAGAAAATATTCAAAAATATTACAAAGTAGGGAAAGATGAATTACATGTTTTAAAATCCTTAAATTTAGAAATTGAATCTGGAGAATTTGTCATGATAATGGGTAAGTCTGGTAGTGGTAAAACTACTTTACTTAATATCTTAGGTTTTCTAGATGTATTTGATGAAGGAAGATATATATTTGATGGAACAGATGTAACTAATTTGAGTGAAAATGAACGTTCTGTTTTTAGAAATATTAATATTGGATTTGTTTTCCAACAATTTAATTTAATAGAAACTCTAAATGTATATCAAAATGTAGAGTTGCCTCTAATTTACAATAAAGCACTAAAAAAATCTAATAGAGAAGAAATTGTTAAAGATAAATTAAGTTCTGTTGGGCTTTTGGACAAGCTTAAGCAGAAACCACTTCAATTATCTGGTGGTCAACAACAGCGTGTAGCCATTGCACGTTGCCTAGCAAATGACCCTCAGATAATCTTTGCTGACGAACCGACTGGGGCATTAGATAGTGAAACTAGCAGAGAAATTATGGAGCTTTTAACAAGGCTCAACAAACAAGGTAAGACTATAATAATGGTTACACATGATCAAGATTTAACTAAGTATGCAACTAAGGTTATACGACTTAAAGATGGTGTGTTTACTTCGGAGGTGTAA
- a CDS encoding ABC transporter permease yields MSLLKNSLANLKGHKLRVFVALLWIIIGITSVILVSSIGNGFQKEIKKSVNNVNPNKTTISFESADNTGLTDDMSIFLKPFNAKDLEELSFVEGVERIAPSRDGFNLDSVYSSQASFDKKTTYVDVGPVKKDSKINLICGRDFSLDDEKRKVILLTLQSTSEIFENPEDALGHGININGTIFEIIGVLDDSQQNQAGGFFGGYQDMQFTTSLVPKKAFDTLMSQNSYSNEIYQLDLVSSKGYNVNEVANNVIAKLYEMHPGINGSYTTPDPTEQTAYLESINSNVNKYVSIITVVAMFVGGIGVMNIMYVSVMERQREIGIRRAIGAKPRSILFQFLVEAVFITVCGGILGTIVGFTATNYVSKYIGFEAIPSLNSLFYAIVATILTGVVFGLIPAFKASKLDPIKAIYK; encoded by the coding sequence ATGAGTTTATTAAAAAATTCTTTGGCCAATTTAAAAGGTCACAAGCTTCGTGTATTTGTAGCTTTACTCTGGATTATAATAGGAATAACTTCAGTAATACTTGTTAGTTCTATAGGTAATGGATTTCAAAAAGAAATTAAGAAGTCTGTAAACAATGTAAACCCTAATAAAACTACTATTTCGTTTGAATCAGCCGATAACACAGGTCTTACTGATGATATGAGTATTTTTTTAAAACCCTTTAATGCAAAAGATTTAGAAGAATTATCATTTGTTGAAGGAGTAGAAAGAATAGCTCCTTCAAGAGATGGGTTTAACCTTGATTCAGTTTACTCTTCACAAGCATCTTTTGATAAAAAAACTACGTATGTTGATGTTGGACCAGTAAAAAAAGATTCTAAAATAAATTTAATTTGTGGTAGAGATTTTTCTTTAGATGATGAAAAAAGAAAAGTAATTTTACTTACATTACAAAGTACAAGTGAAATTTTTGAAAATCCAGAAGATGCCTTAGGTCATGGTATCAACATAAATGGAACTATATTTGAAATAATAGGGGTATTAGATGATTCTCAGCAAAACCAAGCTGGAGGATTCTTTGGAGGTTACCAAGATATGCAATTTACTACTTCCCTAGTACCTAAAAAGGCTTTTGACACTTTAATGAGTCAAAATTCTTATTCAAATGAAATTTACCAGTTAGACTTAGTTTCTTCTAAAGGCTATAATGTAAATGAAGTTGCAAACAATGTTATAGCTAAATTATATGAGATGCACCCTGGTATCAATGGTTCTTATACTACACCAGACCCAACTGAACAGACAGCTTATCTTGAAAGCATTAATTCCAATGTAAACAAATATGTATCTATAATAACTGTAGTTGCAATGTTTGTTGGTGGTATTGGTGTAATGAATATAATGTATGTATCTGTTATGGAAAGACAAAGAGAAATTGGTATAAGACGTGCTATTGGAGCAAAACCTAGGTCTATATTATTTCAATTTTTAGTTGAAGCTGTTTTTATAACAGTATGTGGTGGAATTTTAGGAACTATAGTTGGATTTACTGCTACTAACTATGTTTCTAAATATATAGGTTTTGAAGCTATACCTAGCTTAAATAGCTTATTTTATGCAATTGTAGCTACTATATTGACTGGAGTTGTATTTGGTCTGATTCCAGCCTTTAAAGCCTCTAAACTAGACCCTATAAAGGCAATTTATAAGTAG